Proteins from one Primulina huaijiensis isolate GDHJ02 chromosome 18, ASM1229523v2, whole genome shotgun sequence genomic window:
- the LOC140965061 gene encoding protein LIGHT-DEPENDENT SHORT HYPOCOTYLS 4-like codes for MSVATILINQFNSNDINNGGPSDNIGSQKTSLSRYESQKRRDWNTFGQYLRNHKPPLVLSRCSGAHILEFLKYLDQFGKTKVHNTTCLFFGHPHPPAPCPCPLKQAWGSLDALVGRLRAAFEENGGTPEANPFGARAVRLYLREVRDSQAKARGIAYEKKKRKKPQKKVEAPMIEEHDEDGNGGGIMIMAAGSSAADRNSVSNRISLPACF; via the coding sequence ATGTCGGTGGCAACTATTCTAATTAACCAGTTCAATTCCAACGACATTAATAACGGCGGTCCATCAGATAACATCGGCAGCCAGAAAACGTCTCTGAGCCGTTACGAGTCTCAGAAGCGGCGAGACTGGAACACCTTCGGGCAGTACCTAAGGAACCACAAGCCGCCGCTGGTGCTCTCACGTTGCAGCGGGGCACACATTCTTGAATTCCTTAAGTACCTCGATCAGTTCGGGAAAACCAAGGTTCACAACACTACCTGCCTCTTCTTCGGCCACCCTCACCCCCCTGCTCCATGCCCGTGTCCGCTGAAGCAGGCCTGGGGTAGCCTCGACGCGCTCGTGGGCCGCTTACGCGCGGCCTTTGAAGAGAATGGTGGGACTCCGGAGGCTAATCCTTTTGGGGCACGGGCAGTGAGGTTGTATCTGAGGGAGGTGCGGGACAGTCAAGCGAAGGCGAGAGGGATTGCTTACGAGAAAAAGAAGCGTAAGAAGCCGCAGAAGAAAGTGGAAGCACCAATGATAGAGGAACACGATGAAGATGGTAACGGTGGTGGCATAATGATCATGGCGGCGGGATCATCAGCTGCCGACAGGAACTCTGTCAGTAATAGAATTTCTTTGCCGGCATGTTTTTAA